One genomic segment of Streptomyces sp. RKND-216 includes these proteins:
- a CDS encoding LUD domain-containing protein: MNGSRDLVLARIRTALADVPTAESPGGHPVARAYRSAHTSEDPAALRTLLAENLADYRATVHRTTSGALPALVSELLAARGTRTLAVPADLPPRWLTALHGVELVRDAPTLTAARLDAADSVLTGCALAVAETGTVVLDAGPAQGRRALTLVPDHHVCVVHADRIVASVPRALPLLDPRRPQTWISGPSATSDIELTRVEGVHGPRSLECVLVEPE, encoded by the coding sequence GTGAACGGCTCCCGCGACCTCGTCCTGGCCCGCATCCGCACCGCCCTCGCGGACGTACCGACCGCGGAGTCGCCGGGCGGCCACCCGGTCGCCCGCGCCTACCGGAGCGCGCACACCTCCGAGGACCCGGCCGCCCTGCGCACGCTGCTCGCCGAGAACCTCGCCGACTACCGGGCGACCGTCCACCGCACCACGTCCGGCGCCCTGCCCGCCCTCGTCTCCGAGCTCCTGGCCGCGCGCGGGACCCGCACCCTGGCCGTACCGGCCGACCTGCCGCCACGGTGGCTCACCGCGCTCCACGGCGTGGAGCTCGTGCGCGACGCGCCCACCCTGACGGCCGCCCGGCTGGACGCCGCCGACAGCGTGCTCACCGGCTGCGCGCTGGCCGTGGCCGAGACGGGCACCGTGGTGCTCGACGCCGGTCCCGCGCAGGGACGCCGGGCTCTCACCCTCGTTCCCGACCACCACGTCTGCGTCGTCCATGCCGACCGGATCGTGGCGTCCGTCCCCCGGGCGCTCCCTCTGCTGGACCCAAGGCGCCCGCAGACCTGGATCTCCGGGCCGTCCGCCACCAGCGACATCGAACTCACCCGCGTCGAAGGCGTGCACGGCCCCCGCTCCCTGGAGTGCGTCCTCGTCGAGCCGGAGTGA
- a CDS encoding VOC family protein — MSVPDSPIPRFHLAVPVDDLEAARRFYGGVLGLEQGRSEETWVDWNLHGHQFVTHLAPGAPRGAHNPVDGHDVPVPHFGLLLTVDAFHALAERLRAAGTAFVIEPYLRFAGRPGEQWTMFLHDPAGNALEFKAFADDTQVFAV, encoded by the coding sequence GTGAGCGTTCCCGATTCCCCGATCCCGCGGTTCCACCTGGCCGTTCCGGTCGACGACCTGGAGGCCGCCCGCCGCTTCTACGGCGGCGTGCTCGGCCTGGAGCAGGGTCGCAGCGAGGAGACCTGGGTGGACTGGAACCTGCACGGCCACCAGTTCGTGACCCACCTCGCCCCCGGTGCCCCGCGCGGTGCCCACAACCCTGTGGACGGCCACGACGTCCCCGTCCCGCACTTCGGGCTGCTCCTGACGGTCGACGCCTTCCACGCCCTCGCCGAGCGCCTGCGCGCGGCCGGCACCGCGTTCGTGATCGAGCCCTACCTCCGCTTCGCGGGGCGGCCGGGCGAGCAGTGGACGATGTTCCTGCACGACCCGGCCGGGAACGCGCTGGAGTTCAAGGCATTCGCCGACGACACCCAGGTCTTCGCCGTCTGA
- a CDS encoding MFS transporter has protein sequence MPSTPPAAAPPHPPSPPRRALVAGSVGNFVEWYEFGVYGYFATIIAANFFSTDGASDLESLVKTYASFAIAFFFRPVGAALFGRIGDRIGRRPTLIMVLMLMTVSTTLIGVLPTYATVGAAAPVLLTLLRILQGLSAGGEFGGAVSVMTEFAPPGRRGLYGAWQSFTVGLGLLAGAGMAAVLATVMSAGALNDWGWRLPFLLTLPLGGVALWVRLKLDETPEFVREHGAAGAPGVPPTTPPPAPKPSTGQTAKAILLGAGRLMGWSAAGYTFLVVMPSYLQATLNASFQQALISSVVANAGFAAMILPAGRLSDRVGRRAVMLTGAVLIALLSWPLLNLLQDPDSGSVAKGVAVFAAGAAVGMLAGPGPAMLSEMFPTSVRYTGLGLSYALSNAVFSGSAGLIITELVASTGDVDIPAYYAAATCAVSALALWTLRGDDHLRPLRRTAAAELAGAPPGAAPGAEAETTGKTAG, from the coding sequence ATGCCGTCCACCCCACCGGCCGCCGCCCCGCCGCACCCCCCGTCACCACCCCGCCGGGCACTCGTCGCCGGGTCCGTCGGCAACTTCGTCGAGTGGTACGAGTTCGGCGTCTACGGATACTTCGCGACCATCATCGCGGCGAACTTCTTCAGCACGGACGGCGCGAGCGACCTCGAGTCGCTGGTCAAGACGTATGCGTCGTTCGCCATCGCCTTCTTCTTCCGGCCCGTCGGCGCGGCGCTCTTCGGCCGGATCGGCGACCGCATCGGACGCCGGCCGACGCTGATCATGGTGCTGATGCTGATGACCGTCTCCACCACCCTGATCGGCGTCCTGCCCACCTACGCCACGGTGGGCGCGGCCGCCCCCGTGCTGCTGACGCTGCTGCGCATCCTCCAGGGCCTGTCCGCGGGCGGCGAGTTCGGCGGCGCCGTGTCCGTCATGACGGAGTTCGCGCCGCCGGGCAGGCGTGGCCTGTACGGCGCGTGGCAGTCGTTCACCGTCGGCCTCGGCCTGCTCGCCGGCGCCGGCATGGCCGCCGTCCTGGCCACCGTGATGAGTGCGGGAGCCCTGAACGACTGGGGCTGGCGCCTGCCGTTCCTGCTGACGCTGCCGCTGGGCGGCGTCGCCCTGTGGGTGCGGCTGAAGCTGGACGAGACACCCGAGTTCGTCCGCGAGCACGGCGCCGCCGGGGCGCCGGGCGTGCCGCCGACCACACCGCCGCCCGCGCCGAAGCCGTCCACGGGGCAGACCGCGAAGGCCATCCTGCTGGGTGCCGGGCGCCTCATGGGCTGGTCCGCGGCCGGCTACACCTTCCTGGTCGTCATGCCGTCCTACCTCCAGGCCACCCTGAACGCCTCCTTCCAGCAGGCGCTGATCTCAAGCGTGGTGGCCAACGCCGGTTTCGCGGCGATGATCCTGCCCGCCGGCCGGCTGAGCGACCGCGTAGGCCGCCGGGCCGTGATGCTCACCGGCGCCGTCCTGATCGCGCTGCTGTCCTGGCCGCTGCTGAACCTGCTGCAGGACCCGGACTCCGGTTCCGTGGCGAAGGGCGTGGCGGTGTTCGCTGCGGGCGCGGCGGTCGGCATGCTGGCCGGTCCGGGGCCCGCCATGCTGTCGGAGATGTTCCCCACCTCCGTGCGCTACACCGGCCTCGGCCTGTCCTACGCCCTCTCCAACGCCGTGTTCTCCGGCAGCGCGGGCCTGATCATCACGGAGCTGGTGGCGAGCACCGGCGACGTCGACATCCCCGCCTACTACGCCGCGGCGACCTGTGCCGTCAGTGCCCTCGCGCTGTGGACCCTGCGCGGCGACGACCACCTGCGCCCGCTGCGCCGGACGGCCGCCGCCGAGTTGGCAGGGGCTCCGCCCGGGGCCGCGCCCGGGGCCGAGGCGGAGACGACCGGGAAGACGGCCGGGTGA
- a CDS encoding anhydro-N-acetylmuramic acid kinase → MRRVIGLMSGTSHDGIDAAAADLGLEGDTLVLRPLGMLTETYDDALREGLAAALPPSRTTLHDVCRLDTGIGRAFARTARRANTELCDGRAELAVSHGQTVYHWVDDGRVHGTLQLGEPAWIAEHAGLPVLSGLRTRDVAAGGQGAPLVSMVDALWLAGRPGRPVALNLGGIANLTVIRDGVPLAFDTGPANALLDAAVAHATDGRLGYDADGALAARGHVEEGLLDALLAEPYYARPAPKTTGKELFHLPYLHRALDGRDVPTEDLAATLTALTARTVADAVRDVGGDQVIASGGGTRNPELMRALRRELGSGTPVHTSDELGLPSAAKEAYAFAVLGWLSAHGLPGTLPPCTGARRATVLGSLTPGPDGFPAPARPATAPRRLHVRR, encoded by the coding sequence GTGAGGCGCGTCATCGGCCTCATGTCCGGCACCTCGCACGACGGCATCGACGCCGCCGCAGCAGACCTGGGCCTGGAGGGCGACACCCTGGTACTGCGCCCGCTGGGCATGCTCACCGAGACCTACGACGACGCCCTGCGCGAAGGGCTGGCCGCCGCACTGCCCCCGTCCCGCACCACGCTGCACGACGTGTGCCGCCTGGACACCGGCATCGGCCGGGCGTTCGCCCGCACCGCCCGCCGGGCGAACACGGAGCTGTGCGACGGACGTGCCGAACTGGCCGTCTCGCACGGCCAGACCGTCTACCACTGGGTGGACGACGGCAGGGTGCACGGCACCCTCCAGCTCGGCGAACCGGCGTGGATCGCCGAGCACGCCGGCCTGCCCGTGCTGTCGGGTCTGCGCACCCGGGACGTGGCCGCGGGCGGGCAGGGCGCCCCGCTGGTCAGCATGGTCGACGCGCTGTGGCTCGCAGGACGCCCGGGACGTCCCGTCGCCCTCAACCTGGGCGGAATCGCCAACCTGACGGTGATCCGAGACGGGGTGCCGCTGGCCTTCGACACCGGCCCGGCCAACGCCCTCCTCGACGCCGCCGTCGCCCACGCCACGGACGGCCGCCTCGGCTACGATGCCGACGGCGCGCTGGCCGCCCGCGGCCACGTCGAAGAGGGCCTGCTCGACGCCCTGCTGGCCGAGCCGTACTACGCCCGGCCCGCCCCCAAGACCACCGGCAAGGAACTGTTCCACCTCCCCTACCTGCACCGGGCGCTGGACGGCCGGGACGTCCCCACCGAGGACCTGGCAGCCACGCTCACCGCTCTCACCGCCCGCACCGTGGCCGACGCGGTGCGGGACGTGGGCGGCGACCAGGTGATCGCCTCCGGGGGCGGCACCCGCAACCCGGAGCTGATGCGGGCACTGCGCCGCGAACTGGGCTCGGGGACGCCGGTGCACACGTCCGACGAACTGGGCCTTCCGTCGGCGGCGAAGGAGGCGTACGCCTTCGCGGTCCTCGGCTGGCTGAGCGCGCACGGGCTTCCCGGCACTCTCCCGCCCTGCACCGGCGCCCGCCGGGCCACCGTGCTGGGCTCGCTCACCCCGGGCCCGGACGGCTTCCCCGCACCGGCACGCCCCGCCACCGCACCCCGCCGCCTGCACGTCCGCAGGTGA